One part of the Lycium ferocissimum isolate CSIRO_LF1 chromosome 8, AGI_CSIRO_Lferr_CH_V1, whole genome shotgun sequence genome encodes these proteins:
- the LOC132068172 gene encoding protein ALP1-like isoform X1, with translation MEKRQKAGTSVQKGNSVSFESLFKLSRKTFNYICSLVKEEMMVRPTNITDLSGKFLSLDDRVAVALRRLSSGDSLSTVGESFGIHQSTVSQITWRFVEVMEKNGVHHIHWPSSQEDMKDIKSKFANIRGLPNCCGAVDITHIMFCLSTSDPSSKVWSDLEKNHSMILQAIVDPDMRFLDILAGWPGSLSDSEVLKCSRFFKLVEEGKRLGGQNFKLSNDTDLREYIVGDSGFPLLPWLLTPYTGRGLSDHQADYNKRHFATRKVAQRALARLKDKWKIIQGVMWRPDKQKLPRIILVCCVLHNILIDLNDGVEDEVPLTHHHDPDYGQQIGDPTDKSASIQREKLALYLTNKLPS, from the exons ATGGAAAAGAGACAAAAGGCTG GGACTTCGGTGCAGAAAGGAAATTCAGTTTCATTTGAATCTCTGTTCAAACTTTCAAGGAAGACATTTAACTACATTTGTTCGCTTGTGAAGGAAGAGATGATGGTCAGACCTACAAACATAACTGATCTCAGCGGCAAATTTTTGTCTCTAGATGACCGAGTTGCTGTTGCTTTGAGAAGGCTGAGTTCAGGCGACTCGCTGTCAACTGTCGGCGAATCTTTCGGGATACACCAGTCAACCGTCTCTCAGATAACTTGGCGATTCGTGGAAGTCATGGAAAAAAATGGCGTTCACCATATCCACTGGCCTTCAAGTCAAGAAGACATGAAAGACATAAAGTCCAAATTCGCAAATATCCGAGGCCTTCCCAATTGTTGTGGTGCCGTTGACATCACGCATATCATGTTTTGTCTATCTACATCCGATCCGTCGAGTAAAGTATGGTCCGATTTGGAAAAGAATCACAGTATGATTTTGCAAGCGATTGTGGACCCCGATATGAGATTTCTAGACATTTTAGCCGGGTGGCCCGGAAGTCTAAGTGACTCCGAGGTGCTCAAATGCTCAAGATTTTTCAAGCTCGTTGAAGAAGGAAAGAGGCTAGGCGGGCAAAATTTTAAGCTCTCGAATGATACGGATTTAAGAGAATACATTGTTGGTGACTCGGGTTTTCCCCTTTTGCCATGGCTTCTTACTCCTTATACAGGACGCGGACTTTCTGATCATCAAGCTGATTACAATAAGCGCCATTTTGCAACGAGGAAAGTGGCACAGAGGGCTTTGGCAAGGTTAAAAGATAAATGGAAGATCATCCAAGGAGTAATGTGGAGGCCCGATAAGCAAAAGTTACCGAGGATTATTCTCGTATGCTGCGTGCTGCACAATATTCTCATCGATTTAAACGAtggagttgaagatgaagtGCCGTTGACTCATCATCATGATCCTGATTATGGCCAACAAATTGGCGATCCTACCGATAAATCTGCTTCAATTCAAAGAGAGAAACTTGCTCTCTATTTAACTAACAAGCTGCCATCTTAA
- the LOC132068172 gene encoding protein ALP1-like isoform X3 yields the protein MGPIRGLKRKKKAEKDVDQYTPLYSSLSQLCPSDWWVEFSKRISGTSVQKGNSVSFESLFKLSRKTFNYICSLVKEEMMVRPTNITDLSGKFLSLDDRVAVALRRLSSGDSLSTVGESFGIHQSTVSQITWRFVEVMEKNGVHHIHWPSSQEDMKDIKSKFANIRGLPNCCGAVDITHIMFCLSTSDPSSKVWSDLEKNHSMILQAIVDPDMRFLDILAGWPGSLSDSEVLKCSRFFKLVEEGKRLGGQNFKLSNDTDLREYIVGDSGFPLLPWLLTPYTGRGLSDHQADYNKRHFATRKVAQRALARLKDKWKIIQGVMWRPDKQKLPRIILVCCVLHNILIDLNDGVEDEVPLTHHHDPDYGQQIGDPTDKSASIQREKLALYLTNKLPS from the exons ATTGGTGGGTTGAGTTCTCCAAAAGAATTTCTG GGACTTCGGTGCAGAAAGGAAATTCAGTTTCATTTGAATCTCTGTTCAAACTTTCAAGGAAGACATTTAACTACATTTGTTCGCTTGTGAAGGAAGAGATGATGGTCAGACCTACAAACATAACTGATCTCAGCGGCAAATTTTTGTCTCTAGATGACCGAGTTGCTGTTGCTTTGAGAAGGCTGAGTTCAGGCGACTCGCTGTCAACTGTCGGCGAATCTTTCGGGATACACCAGTCAACCGTCTCTCAGATAACTTGGCGATTCGTGGAAGTCATGGAAAAAAATGGCGTTCACCATATCCACTGGCCTTCAAGTCAAGAAGACATGAAAGACATAAAGTCCAAATTCGCAAATATCCGAGGCCTTCCCAATTGTTGTGGTGCCGTTGACATCACGCATATCATGTTTTGTCTATCTACATCCGATCCGTCGAGTAAAGTATGGTCCGATTTGGAAAAGAATCACAGTATGATTTTGCAAGCGATTGTGGACCCCGATATGAGATTTCTAGACATTTTAGCCGGGTGGCCCGGAAGTCTAAGTGACTCCGAGGTGCTCAAATGCTCAAGATTTTTCAAGCTCGTTGAAGAAGGAAAGAGGCTAGGCGGGCAAAATTTTAAGCTCTCGAATGATACGGATTTAAGAGAATACATTGTTGGTGACTCGGGTTTTCCCCTTTTGCCATGGCTTCTTACTCCTTATACAGGACGCGGACTTTCTGATCATCAAGCTGATTACAATAAGCGCCATTTTGCAACGAGGAAAGTGGCACAGAGGGCTTTGGCAAGGTTAAAAGATAAATGGAAGATCATCCAAGGAGTAATGTGGAGGCCCGATAAGCAAAAGTTACCGAGGATTATTCTCGTATGCTGCGTGCTGCACAATATTCTCATCGATTTAAACGAtggagttgaagatgaagtGCCGTTGACTCATCATCATGATCCTGATTATGGCCAACAAATTGGCGATCCTACCGATAAATCTGCTTCAATTCAAAGAGAGAAACTTGCTCTCTATTTAACTAACAAGCTGCCATCTTAA